A region from the Stygiolobus caldivivus genome encodes:
- a CDS encoding class I SAM-dependent methyltransferase — MRFVIHAENPEEFLPRYISPNDIVADLGCGPGYYCKILCKLAKKVYCIDKDCIALSLAKESAPSATFLCESAEQTSLESDNVDIVILANSFHDMDKKEDVVKEIERVLKAGGRVIIVDWKKEQTPMGPPVWKRMTEEEYLQFFKGFTLLEKFTPSPYQYGMVLKK, encoded by the coding sequence GTGAGATTTGTAATACATGCTGAAAACCCTGAAGAGTTCCTCCCCCGCTATATTTCGCCTAACGATATTGTTGCGGATTTAGGATGTGGTCCCGGTTATTATTGTAAAATATTGTGTAAGCTAGCCAAGAAAGTGTATTGCATTGATAAAGATTGTATTGCCCTAAGCTTAGCCAAAGAATCAGCTCCGTCAGCTACTTTTTTATGTGAGTCAGCTGAACAAACTTCTCTAGAAAGTGATAATGTGGATATAGTGATTCTAGCTAATTCTTTTCACGATATGGACAAAAAGGAAGACGTAGTTAAGGAGATAGAGAGGGTTTTAAAAGCGGGCGGCAGGGTCATAATCGTGGACTGGAAGAAAGAGCAGACCCCTATGGGACCACCTGTTTGGAAAAGGATGACCGAAGAAGAATATTTACAATTTTTTAAGGGTTTTACCCTTTTAGAAAAGTTCACTCCTAGCCCTTATCAGTATGGTATGGTGCTCAAGAAATGA
- a CDS encoding PaREP1 family protein — protein sequence MKEVVVPDEIFNYLQRLGEEDRLSVSEVIIKLVLDKATTDEKLKILQNISKEYIEQGKILEKKGELIESGEMYWKGLAFIMQAVAMKLGFEITNYQDYFSLIDYLSYKFNDGELVKLFVNSEKLHGEYHPRPQGEAEFKFRVDNLTKLVKKLEGVI from the coding sequence ATGAAGGAAGTAGTAGTACCGGATGAAATATTTAACTATCTACAGAGGTTAGGAGAGGAGGATAGGTTATCAGTAAGCGAAGTAATAATAAAGTTAGTCCTTGATAAAGCTACGACCGATGAAAAATTAAAAATTTTGCAGAATATTAGCAAAGAATACATTGAACAAGGTAAAATACTTGAGAAGAAAGGTGAACTAATAGAGTCTGGGGAGATGTACTGGAAAGGACTAGCATTTATAATGCAGGCTGTGGCTATGAAGCTAGGATTTGAGATAACTAATTATCAGGACTATTTTTCTCTAATTGACTACCTTTCATATAAGTTTAACGACGGGGAATTAGTTAAGCTATTCGTTAACTCCGAAAAACTACATGGGGAATACCACCCAAGACCACAGGGAGAAGCGGAGTTTAAGTTCAGGGTCGACAACCTCACTAAACTTGTAAAGAAGTTAGAAGGTGTTATATAA
- a CDS encoding protein kinase domain-containing protein, whose amino-acid sequence MDFYRVNKILVYLGLFPIILYIIRGGSLSLGVIFILPIIALAVKPSFRTLGISLAVASIVSCFITSNVIQLSSVIISAISILFSVLSLRQRVLPLVGLAGIIALSIFFHPSLFLVLLASSGLLFSLFDKPLDPSGIFTLAIPYFVTQVLFLVLYSFYVSPSFWAINLFGELSRYAYLAYAVVIITFALYLLRKDYAIHMYVNALISAISIALGSVLAYLFVSPFSIMFGISGSMAVAFTFSQRDLGNIIIEAFKRNDLRLAERVSSIYEGDLTEVYKKLVDMKLCNAVVKLPEFRPYKINYLDVDYTKVAECFLELKQVPVRDVINYLRFVKEKDINLAEKVGRLALDISPSPKLVNIMKEIEVLKLDYLKYNWDPEIWIGNELYGYKIISYLGKGGSSYVLVGEKEGKRYAIKIPILMPPSTSSSSYYDFVNEYSQLRDLSQRSDNIVKFVDARIDSFGLKKILSGDVVAYMKEPPILVMEFMEGGSAKSLMNDNNVFYSDLWWKIVALIGYEMASALKAIHEMGFVHLDIKPSNILFSKQPGKTGKEVLEKLVKGEVKVKLSDLGSARKRGERFIQYTPEYCPIDQVEALFKGEGAQFSMDIYSLGATLYTLLTRQPFNPREVVSQINDAELLYKDNKDPLPSLQKAKEIYVKFHEAFTVEEPVDRRLVELIKSMTSPEPEKRPSALEVYKRLEEIINNNEGSSSTG is encoded by the coding sequence ATGGATTTTTATAGAGTTAACAAAATATTGGTGTATTTGGGTTTATTCCCTATTATACTCTACATTATTAGAGGAGGTTCTTTAAGCTTAGGGGTAATATTTATACTTCCAATTATAGCTTTAGCAGTTAAACCAAGTTTTAGAACTTTGGGAATTTCTCTCGCAGTTGCTTCAATAGTTTCATGTTTTATAACATCAAACGTTATACAGCTATCGTCCGTAATTATATCGGCCATAAGTATATTATTTTCAGTCTTGTCGCTTAGGCAGAGAGTATTACCCTTGGTTGGGCTCGCCGGCATTATAGCCCTATCGATTTTCTTTCACCCGTCCTTATTCTTGGTGTTATTAGCCTCTTCAGGGCTACTATTTTCACTATTTGATAAGCCTTTAGACCCAAGCGGTATTTTTACACTAGCAATCCCGTATTTTGTTACTCAAGTCTTGTTCCTTGTACTCTATTCCTTTTACGTCTCGCCTTCATTCTGGGCTATAAACTTATTCGGGGAACTAAGCAGGTATGCCTATTTAGCATATGCTGTAGTGATAATTACTTTTGCCCTCTATTTACTCAGGAAAGACTATGCAATACACATGTACGTAAATGCCTTAATATCGGCCATTAGTATAGCCTTAGGTTCAGTCTTAGCTTACCTCTTCGTCTCCCCTTTTTCAATAATGTTCGGGATATCAGGCTCGATGGCTGTCGCTTTTACCTTTTCCCAGAGAGACTTAGGTAATATTATTATAGAAGCGTTCAAGAGGAATGACCTTAGACTTGCTGAGAGGGTATCATCAATTTATGAGGGCGACCTAACTGAAGTTTACAAGAAATTAGTAGATATGAAACTCTGTAACGCAGTAGTAAAGTTACCGGAGTTTAGACCATATAAAATAAACTATTTAGACGTTGACTATACTAAGGTAGCGGAGTGTTTCTTAGAGCTCAAGCAAGTCCCGGTCAGGGACGTGATAAACTACTTGAGGTTTGTAAAAGAGAAGGACATAAACCTAGCTGAAAAGGTAGGCAGATTAGCTCTGGACATATCCCCTTCACCTAAATTAGTAAATATTATGAAGGAGATAGAAGTCCTCAAACTAGATTATTTAAAGTATAACTGGGACCCAGAGATCTGGATAGGTAATGAGCTCTATGGGTATAAGATAATTTCCTATTTAGGCAAAGGCGGCTCTTCCTATGTGTTGGTAGGGGAAAAAGAAGGTAAGAGATATGCAATAAAGATACCTATTTTGATGCCTCCTTCAACCTCGAGCTCTAGTTATTATGATTTTGTAAATGAGTACTCGCAACTTAGAGACCTCTCACAAAGGAGCGATAACATTGTTAAGTTCGTTGATGCCAGGATAGACTCGTTCGGTTTAAAGAAGATCCTTTCTGGGGACGTAGTAGCCTATATGAAGGAACCTCCGATACTAGTGATGGAGTTTATGGAGGGCGGTAGCGCCAAGTCTTTAATGAACGATAACAACGTATTTTACTCAGACCTATGGTGGAAGATTGTAGCTTTAATAGGTTATGAGATGGCTAGTGCATTAAAGGCAATACATGAAATGGGTTTTGTCCACTTAGATATAAAGCCTTCAAATATTTTATTTTCTAAACAGCCCGGTAAGACTGGTAAAGAGGTCTTAGAAAAGCTTGTTAAAGGAGAGGTCAAAGTAAAGCTCAGTGACCTGGGTTCAGCCAGAAAGAGGGGTGAAAGGTTTATCCAGTATACTCCAGAATATTGCCCCATTGACCAAGTAGAAGCTCTGTTTAAGGGAGAGGGTGCTCAGTTCTCCATGGATATATACTCCTTAGGGGCTACACTTTATACTCTCCTCACTAGGCAACCCTTTAACCCGAGAGAGGTGGTAAGCCAAATTAATGACGCAGAACTGCTGTATAAAGATAATAAAGACCCTCTGCCTTCTCTCCAGAAGGCTAAGGAGATATATGTAAAGTTCCATGAGGCCTTCACTGTTGAAGAACCCGTAGATAGACGTCTAGTAGAACTAATTAAGAGCATGACTTCACCTGAACCGGAAAAAAGACCTTCAGCACTAGAAGTATATAAAAGGCTAGAGGAGATAATAAATAATAATGAAGGAAGTAGTAGTACCGGATGA
- a CDS encoding PH domain-containing protein → MLVVRPKISKTITKGSILIFLFSIFLNISRIEDFVIFIGISFLLLSIYSVIKYMSYYEISEDYIIIHNLISTKKIRYTEIEDGFLSQGWLARRFNCGSIYIFLKGGRRIEILRDIPDPLKIEDEIKKKIDYS, encoded by the coding sequence ATGTTGGTTGTTAGACCAAAGATATCAAAAACAATAACAAAGGGGTCTATATTAATATTTTTATTTTCAATTTTTCTAAACATTAGTAGAATAGAAGATTTTGTAATTTTTATAGGTATATCATTTCTCCTTTTGTCCATCTACTCCGTAATAAAGTATATGAGTTATTATGAGATATCTGAAGATTATATTATAATACATAATTTAATTTCAACTAAAAAAATAAGGTATACCGAGATTGAAGACGGGTTTTTATCTCAAGGCTGGTTAGCACGCAGATTTAATTGCGGTTCGATATATATTTTCTTAAAGGGAGGAAGGCGTATAGAAATATTGAGAGATATCCCGGATCCTCTTAAAATTGAGGACGAAATAAAGAAGAAAATAGATTATTCATAA
- a CDS encoding ABC transporter ATP-binding protein, with translation MSKEIIYRVINLKKYFEVNKIGLLERLLREKPIYVKALDDINLEIYSGEILGIVGESGSGKTTLGRILATLDVPTSGELYFEDDKITKANLSKIRGKVQMVFQNPASSLDPRMKIIDILSEAIRKLPKEERSKLIRNTLEEVGLDYEYVANKYPRELSGGQLQRVAIARAIITSPEFIVLDEPTSALDVSVQAQILNLLVKLQKEKNITYMFITHNISVAKYVSDRIGVLYAGKLVEIGEVEEIISSPKHPYTQSLISSVPSLTKRNLTPPSGEVPSLINPPKGCRFNPRCPYVMEVCRRAEPPLFEIGGRKVACWLLDQRYQKQ, from the coding sequence ATGAGTAAGGAGATCATATATAGAGTGATAAATTTAAAGAAATATTTTGAGGTAAACAAGATAGGCTTATTGGAAAGGTTATTAAGGGAAAAGCCGATTTATGTTAAAGCTTTGGATGACATTAACCTAGAGATTTATAGCGGGGAAATATTAGGGATAGTAGGTGAATCTGGCTCTGGAAAAACAACCTTAGGAAGAATTCTCGCCACTCTCGATGTGCCAACTTCAGGCGAATTATATTTTGAGGACGATAAAATAACTAAGGCGAATTTATCTAAAATTAGAGGAAAAGTGCAAATGGTTTTTCAAAACCCCGCCTCTAGCCTAGATCCTAGGATGAAAATTATAGATATTCTCTCCGAAGCTATACGCAAATTACCTAAAGAGGAGAGAAGTAAGCTTATCAGGAATACACTAGAGGAAGTAGGACTAGACTATGAGTATGTAGCCAATAAGTATCCGAGAGAGTTATCAGGAGGTCAATTGCAAAGAGTCGCAATAGCAAGGGCAATTATAACTTCTCCTGAGTTTATAGTCTTAGATGAACCTACTTCTGCACTAGACGTCTCGGTACAAGCACAGATCTTAAATCTGCTAGTAAAGTTACAGAAAGAAAAAAATATTACTTATATGTTTATTACTCATAACATAAGTGTAGCGAAGTATGTTTCTGATAGGATAGGCGTGTTATACGCAGGGAAATTAGTTGAAATAGGGGAAGTTGAAGAGATAATTTCTTCGCCTAAGCACCCATACACTCAGAGTTTAATTTCTTCTGTGCCCTCCCTTACTAAAAGGAATCTTACTCCTCCCTCTGGCGAAGTACCATCTCTTATAAACCCTCCAAAGGGGTGTAGGTTTAACCCCAGATGCCCATATGTAATGGAAGTATGTAGAAGAGCAGAACCTCCTCTTTTTGAAATCGGTGGTAGGAAAGTAGCATGTTGGTTGTTAGACCAAAGATATCAAAAACAATAA
- a CDS encoding ABC transporter ATP-binding protein produces MSLLEVKGLSVGYKALIGKFTVLHDINFSLEQGEIVGIVGESGSGKSTLGHSIIRLLPPNSFIEKGSIFFQGKDIVKIPENEMTKIRGSGIFMILQNPLNSLNPVKRIKDQLLEAVKVKKPNVDEKEAKEIILDAVKAVRLPDPEEIIKKYPHQLSGGQIQRVVIAMALILRPRVLIADEPTSALDVTIQAQIVKLFKQLRDEEKISILFISHDISLVYAIADRLVVMYAGRIMEDGNIEEVIKNPLHPYTQGLISSIPTSTKKDGELRAIPGSPPSFLVLPSGCKFNPRCSKVIEQCKSREPELLDVKGRKVRCWWA; encoded by the coding sequence TTGAGTCTGTTAGAAGTTAAGGGTCTTAGTGTGGGATATAAGGCATTAATAGGAAAATTTACAGTACTGCATGACATAAATTTTTCACTAGAACAAGGGGAGATAGTGGGCATTGTTGGTGAATCGGGATCCGGTAAAAGTACCTTGGGACATTCTATAATTAGGCTTCTTCCACCTAATTCATTTATAGAGAAGGGGTCTATATTCTTCCAAGGAAAAGATATAGTAAAGATTCCTGAGAACGAGATGACTAAAATTAGGGGCTCAGGTATCTTTATGATCCTTCAAAATCCTTTAAACAGTCTAAATCCTGTAAAGCGTATTAAAGACCAACTTTTAGAAGCAGTTAAGGTAAAGAAGCCAAACGTAGATGAGAAGGAAGCTAAGGAAATTATACTAGATGCTGTTAAGGCAGTTAGACTTCCAGATCCCGAGGAAATTATAAAGAAATATCCTCATCAATTATCGGGGGGACAAATTCAAAGAGTGGTTATTGCTATGGCTTTAATTCTGAGGCCTAGAGTCTTGATAGCCGATGAACCTACCTCTGCTCTAGATGTAACAATTCAAGCGCAGATAGTAAAACTCTTTAAGCAGTTAAGGGATGAAGAAAAGATCTCAATTCTCTTTATATCTCACGATATCTCGTTGGTTTATGCTATAGCAGATAGGCTAGTAGTAATGTATGCGGGTAGGATAATGGAAGACGGAAACATCGAAGAGGTTATAAAGAATCCTTTACACCCGTATACACAAGGGTTAATCTCCAGTATTCCGACGTCAACTAAAAAAGATGGAGAGTTAAGGGCTATACCAGGGTCTCCTCCATCCTTCTTAGTTTTACCTTCAGGGTGTAAATTCAACCCTAGATGTAGTAAGGTAATTGAACAATGCAAGTCAAGAGAACCGGAATTGTTAGACGTGAAGGGGCGTAAAGTAAGGTGTTGGTGGGCGTAA
- a CDS encoding ABC transporter permease, which produces MNYRKNIKKFTIIILLVYLLVNIGIYFHYANKDTLRSVHFDILSLVPYVLFSTFSITVSVASLVVITVITNNTFKLILRSKPALVAFVILFAYYIWSIFQGLLEYASGQILYVKLSYMFLPYNPFQYNASISLLPPSLTHPFGTNSNGEDILSRVLYAAPSDAEISTIVVISAIIIGGIVGIISGYLGGIADEVLMRITDVFLAVPGLILVIAVSVLLGESFTSAIVGLMVPWWATYARLFRSQTLVVKNMQYIDAARLLGLGKFRILTSHVVHNVIDAVLAYAALDFGNVILTYATLTFLGIGLLNPNTPEWGSMVSHGVEQLPQAWWYPVFPSLVIVLIVTSFILLGDRIQDVISGRVVY; this is translated from the coding sequence GTGAATTATAGAAAAAATATCAAAAAATTTACTATTATAATTCTTTTAGTGTACTTATTAGTTAATATAGGTATATACTTCCACTATGCTAATAAAGATACTTTACGTTCTGTTCACTTCGATATATTATCATTAGTACCATATGTTTTATTTTCAACATTTAGCATAACTGTATCGGTAGCGAGTTTAGTAGTAATAACTGTTATTACTAACAACACATTCAAATTAATCTTAAGAAGTAAACCAGCTCTCGTAGCATTCGTAATATTATTTGCGTACTATATCTGGTCTATATTTCAAGGGCTTTTAGAATATGCATCAGGCCAAATTTTATACGTAAAACTGTCCTATATGTTTTTACCATATAACCCGTTCCAGTATAACGCATCAATATCGTTACTACCTCCTTCTTTAACACATCCTTTTGGGACCAATTCAAATGGTGAGGATATCCTATCAAGGGTTTTATACGCAGCTCCATCCGATGCTGAAATATCTACAATAGTAGTTATTTCAGCAATAATAATAGGTGGGATAGTAGGAATAATTTCTGGTTATCTAGGTGGAATAGCTGATGAGGTATTAATGAGAATAACCGACGTATTCCTTGCTGTGCCCGGTCTAATTCTAGTTATAGCCGTTAGTGTTCTACTTGGAGAATCTTTTACCAGTGCTATAGTAGGACTAATGGTTCCTTGGTGGGCTACTTATGCTAGGTTATTTAGAAGTCAAACTCTAGTGGTAAAGAACATGCAATATATAGACGCGGCTAGATTGCTAGGATTAGGTAAATTCAGAATATTAACTAGCCATGTAGTCCATAATGTTATTGATGCTGTTTTAGCATATGCTGCATTAGACTTTGGGAATGTCATCTTAACTTATGCTACACTAACTTTTTTGGGTATTGGGCTACTCAATCCTAATACGCCTGAGTGGGGCTCTATGGTTTCCCATGGTGTTGAGCAGCTACCTCAAGCTTGGTGGTATCCAGTATTCCCCTCTTTAGTGATAGTCCTTATCGTAACTAGTTTTATACTATTGGGTGATAGAATCCAGGATGTCATCTCGGGGAGGGTGGTCTATTGA
- a CDS encoding ABC transporter permease, which translates to MLTEYVKFAIKRAINGLITLLLLIFFVFVLIHAAAPNPAQLARIYAGNPHAPPTEIQAIIKEYGLNEPLYVQFLHYLRDILSGNWGIDPIYKAPELSILLPKLAISLQIVIPGDILAAILGLLSGAVAASSRGTWKDRSIKGLYIATWASPPFFIAILLQLIIAYYLNLLPAGEPVNQLLTCPPHYTDFPILNALISGDWKFFISAVRHAILPSLSIAIITFGLFTRVTRATMIDSMESDYTKLALAKGLTRRYVVYRVALRNSLIPVVTLIALFFGYSVAGAVVIEDIFSYQGIGYFITQAIENLDYIAVLDFTIIVGIAVIIANFVADLLYGILDPRVKVQ; encoded by the coding sequence ATGCTTACTGAGTATGTTAAGTTTGCTATTAAGAGAGCGATCAACGGCCTTATAACTCTCTTATTGTTAATCTTCTTCGTATTTGTGTTAATACATGCCGCAGCTCCAAATCCAGCACAGTTAGCGAGGATATATGCAGGTAATCCTCATGCTCCTCCAACCGAAATTCAAGCAATCATTAAGGAATATGGTCTTAATGAACCTCTATATGTTCAATTTTTGCATTATCTTAGAGATATCTTATCTGGTAATTGGGGTATTGATCCCATATATAAAGCTCCTGAACTATCCATATTACTTCCCAAACTGGCTATAAGCTTACAAATAGTGATCCCTGGTGATATTTTAGCTGCTATTCTAGGATTATTGAGCGGTGCGGTTGCCGCATCTTCTAGAGGGACATGGAAAGATAGGAGCATTAAAGGTTTATATATCGCAACTTGGGCTTCTCCTCCCTTTTTCATTGCTATACTCCTTCAGTTGATTATAGCGTATTACCTGAATTTATTACCAGCAGGTGAACCTGTTAACCAGTTGCTCACTTGTCCTCCCCATTACACGGACTTCCCTATACTTAATGCGCTAATTTCAGGTGACTGGAAGTTCTTTATATCGGCAGTAAGGCATGCAATATTACCTTCATTAAGTATTGCTATTATTACCTTTGGTTTGTTTACACGTGTGACTAGAGCTACTATGATAGATTCGATGGAGTCTGATTATACAAAATTAGCTTTAGCTAAAGGGCTTACAAGAAGATATGTAGTATACCGGGTTGCATTGAGAAATAGTTTAATACCGGTAGTCACGTTAATAGCCCTATTTTTTGGCTATTCGGTAGCAGGAGCAGTAGTGATAGAGGATATATTTAGTTATCAAGGTATAGGCTATTTTATAACACAAGCTATCGAAAACCTAGATTATATAGCAGTATTAGATTTTACGATAATTGTAGGTATAGCAGTTATTATAGCTAATTTTGTAGCTGATTTACTTTATGGAATTTTAGATCCTAGGGTGAAAGTACAGTGA
- a CDS encoding ABC transporter substrate-binding protein codes for MTTLAPPNTSVLIDDSQTAPPDALDPATGFYVQDGPLFTALFQELVEFNGSNYHQIVPVIAQNYTTSNYENYTFFIRQGIYFPDGVQVNASTVWFSLYRTILMGQGPGVANYIGLLFNSTVYAQTGYAIPWGVNNAIQSATGLPTSNNYNLTAHILASILSNFNANNATIQKIMEYPYQAVVVKGPYEVQINVLAPYKFFLYDIAAWWGAIVNPVYVDEHGGVQPNTPNSYLDENGMNGTGPYVVVKVTSGFSTIVLEKNPHYWAQNMPNVPSVAEPAHIPVIEINYGLSHEERVENFLTNKAQISYVSIPYLYQILNQSPYNSLPLNATLRNFGSEPGVLYISMNMMKFPTNITDFRLAIEYAINYQQLLGVFSYQGKDLAIEYVGPISPQFPGYYNPDNLSEYTYNPALAIKYLNEAGYQGDFYVVLPNGTVIGNPNGQELPTIDIYSLAPVNLLEQKELAIITQDLQQIGISVSTKFVLPSVTDSWTTPTSTPVMVDLGWFPDWPDPVFQQLMPLTDVQFGGISGNLAWVNSSTLQTMYETLPFVTNTTEQEQMVAQAYNIIYHEAPYVWLPVPNTYYFVQPYVQGFVYDPFVGYFYNMMYYSSSST; via the coding sequence ATGACGACATTAGCGCCCCCTAATACAAGCGTTTTAATCGATGACTCACAAACAGCTCCGCCAGACGCACTAGATCCCGCTACCGGCTTCTACGTTCAAGATGGACCCTTATTTACAGCCTTATTCCAAGAGCTAGTAGAATTTAACGGAAGTAACTATCACCAAATAGTCCCCGTAATAGCACAGAACTATACTACGTCCAATTACGAGAATTATACATTCTTTATTAGACAAGGAATATACTTCCCAGACGGAGTACAAGTTAATGCGTCTACAGTATGGTTCTCGCTGTATAGAACAATACTTATGGGACAAGGTCCCGGAGTAGCTAACTACATCGGACTCCTATTTAACTCCACTGTATATGCGCAAACAGGCTACGCTATACCTTGGGGAGTTAACAATGCCATACAAAGTGCTACTGGATTACCAACGAGCAATAACTATAATCTAACAGCTCATATACTTGCATCTATATTGTCCAACTTTAACGCGAATAATGCAACGATTCAAAAAATAATGGAATATCCCTATCAAGCTGTGGTAGTTAAAGGTCCTTATGAGGTTCAAATAAACGTTCTAGCACCTTACAAGTTCTTCTTGTATGATATAGCAGCATGGTGGGGTGCAATAGTAAACCCAGTTTATGTTGACGAGCACGGAGGTGTTCAACCTAATACTCCAAACTCGTACTTAGACGAAAACGGAATGAATGGAACTGGCCCGTATGTGGTTGTGAAAGTTACTAGCGGTTTCAGTACTATAGTTTTAGAGAAGAATCCCCATTATTGGGCCCAAAACATGCCTAACGTGCCAAGTGTGGCTGAACCTGCCCATATACCAGTTATCGAAATAAACTACGGTTTATCACATGAGGAAAGAGTAGAAAACTTCCTTACTAATAAAGCACAGATAAGCTATGTAAGTATACCTTATTTATACCAGATATTGAATCAAAGTCCTTACAATTCACTACCATTAAACGCTACATTAAGGAACTTCGGTTCAGAGCCTGGTGTATTATATATATCTATGAACATGATGAAGTTCCCTACAAACATAACAGACTTTAGACTAGCAATAGAATACGCAATCAATTATCAGCAATTGCTAGGTGTATTCAGCTACCAAGGTAAGGACTTAGCTATAGAATATGTAGGGCCAATTTCACCTCAATTCCCAGGGTATTATAATCCAGATAATTTAAGTGAGTATACATATAATCCTGCTCTCGCAATAAAATATTTGAATGAAGCTGGTTACCAAGGAGATTTCTACGTAGTGCTACCCAACGGAACAGTAATCGGAAATCCAAACGGGCAAGAATTACCAACAATAGATATATACTCCCTTGCACCGGTAAACTTACTTGAGCAAAAAGAACTAGCAATAATAACTCAAGATTTGCAGCAAATAGGGATTAGCGTATCCACAAAGTTTGTATTACCATCAGTTACAGACAGTTGGACAACGCCCACTAGTACACCGGTTATGGTTGACCTAGGATGGTTCCCTGACTGGCCAGATCCAGTATTCCAACAATTGATGCCTTTAACAGATGTCCAGTTCGGTGGAATTTCAGGTAACTTAGCATGGGTAAATAGTTCTACATTACAGACGATGTATGAAACATTACCGTTTGTTACTAATACGACAGAACAAGAACAAATGGTGGCTCAAGCATACAATATTATATATCATGAAGCACCTTACGTATGGCTACCAGTACCTAACACATACTACTTCGTACAACCATATGTACAAGGCTTCGTGTATGATCCGTTCGTAGGGTACTTTTATAACATGATGTACTATTCTAGTTCAAGCACCTAA
- a CDS encoding MBL fold metallo-hydrolase — translation MKLNKEVEVIPGSPNTLLYQGRVVIDQGGKNANLSLSAEVQLATHGHADHIAGLLDKNAKVKYLPKEDYWSLTLMGRRCMIYGFSSKGDKYFTFDLVKEDLKDEFNEPEVEKIRLQGHTPGHVGYLVGGVLYAGDAFFGQKVLESFGVPFYSDFWRAMETLEELKEIVKGVEQVVISHGPIYTNKRKMEELLEFNIDFNKRLIEKVKDLITNREMTAEEVTYLLSGSKEVANIMLNSVTIKSILLGIANEVRVKEKGIVYLYKSA, via the coding sequence TTGAAGCTAAATAAAGAAGTTGAAGTAATTCCAGGTAGCCCTAATACCCTTCTGTATCAAGGGAGGGTCGTAATTGACCAGGGCGGTAAAAACGCTAATCTTTCCTTAAGTGCTGAGGTACAATTAGCGACTCACGGCCATGCTGACCATATTGCGGGGCTACTCGATAAAAACGCTAAAGTAAAATACCTCCCTAAGGAGGACTACTGGTCTTTAACCCTTATGGGGAGGAGGTGCATGATCTACGGTTTTAGTTCAAAAGGTGATAAGTACTTTACGTTTGACCTGGTTAAAGAAGATTTGAAGGATGAGTTTAATGAACCGGAAGTGGAGAAAATTAGACTGCAAGGCCATACACCAGGGCATGTCGGGTACTTAGTAGGTGGTGTATTATATGCTGGTGATGCGTTTTTTGGACAGAAAGTACTGGAGTCATTTGGGGTTCCTTTCTACAGCGATTTCTGGAGGGCTATGGAAACGTTAGAAGAACTCAAGGAGATAGTCAAAGGTGTTGAACAAGTGGTCATCTCCCACGGCCCTATATATACTAATAAAAGGAAAATGGAAGAACTATTGGAGTTTAACATAGACTTTAATAAACGTCTCATAGAAAAAGTTAAGGACCTTATAACAAACAGAGAAATGACGGCTGAGGAAGTTACGTATCTACTTTCCGGCTCAAAAGAGGTAGCCAATATCATGTTAAATTCAGTCACTATAAAAAGCATACTTTTAGGTATTGCTAATGAAGTCAGAGTAAAAGAGAAAGGGATAGTTTATCTCTACAAGTCTGCCTGA